From a single Streptomyces sp. NBC_00377 genomic region:
- a CDS encoding FdhF/YdeP family oxidoreductase produces the protein MATKPPKDDPVQDAPQVAEPKHVAAGLPAVGHSLRIARQQMGVKRTALTLLRVNQKDGFDCPGCAWPEPEHRHTAEFCENGAKAVAEEATLRRVTPEFFAAHPVADLAGRSGYWLGQQGRLTHPMYLPEGGERYEPVTWERAFDIIAEEAAALASPDEAVFYTSGRTSNEAAFLYQLFARELGTNNLPDCSNMCHESSGSALSETIGIGKGSVLLEDLYRADLIIVAGQNPGTNHPRMLSALEQAKAGGAKIISINPLPEAGLGRFKNPQTPKGLTSGAALTDLFLQIRIGGDQALFRLLNKLILETDGALDEAFIGEHTHGFEEFAETARAADWDETLTATGLTRADIEETLRMVLASERTIVCWAMGLTQHKHSVPTIREVVNFLLLRGNIGRPGAGVCPVRGHSNVQGDRTMGIFERPAPAFLDALEKEFGFAPPREHGFDVVRAIRALRDGEAKLFFAMGGNFVSASPDTDVTEAAMRRARLTVHVSTKLNRSHVVTGARALILPTLGRTERDLQGGGEQFVTVEDSMGMVHASRGRLAPASGHLLSEPAIVCRLARRVLGESSKVPWEEFEQDYATIRDRIARVIPGFENFNTRVARPEGFTLPHAPRDERRFPTATGKANFTAAPVEYPRLPEGRLLLQTLRSHDQYNTTIYGLDDRYRGIKNGRRVVLVNAEDARALKVAEGSYVDLVSEWRDGVERRAPGFRVVFYPTTRGCAAAYYPETNVLVPLDATADTSNTPASKSVVVRLEQSATD, from the coding sequence ATGGCAACGAAGCCGCCCAAGGACGATCCGGTCCAGGACGCTCCCCAGGTCGCCGAACCGAAACACGTGGCGGCCGGACTGCCGGCCGTCGGGCACTCCCTGCGGATCGCCAGGCAGCAGATGGGTGTGAAGCGCACCGCGCTGACGCTGCTGCGCGTCAACCAGAAGGACGGCTTCGACTGCCCGGGCTGCGCCTGGCCCGAACCCGAGCACCGGCACACCGCGGAGTTCTGTGAGAACGGCGCGAAGGCGGTCGCCGAGGAGGCGACCCTGCGCCGGGTCACCCCCGAGTTCTTCGCCGCGCACCCGGTCGCCGACCTCGCGGGCCGCAGCGGCTACTGGCTGGGCCAGCAGGGACGCCTCACCCACCCCATGTACCTCCCCGAGGGGGGAGAGCGCTACGAGCCGGTCACCTGGGAGCGCGCCTTCGACATCATCGCCGAGGAGGCGGCCGCCCTCGCATCCCCCGACGAGGCCGTCTTCTACACCTCGGGCCGCACCAGCAACGAGGCCGCGTTCCTCTACCAGCTGTTCGCCCGCGAACTCGGCACCAACAACCTGCCGGACTGCTCCAACATGTGCCACGAGTCGTCCGGCTCGGCCCTGTCGGAGACCATCGGCATCGGCAAGGGCAGCGTCCTGCTCGAGGACCTCTACCGGGCCGACCTGATCATCGTCGCCGGGCAGAACCCGGGCACCAACCACCCGCGCATGCTCTCCGCACTGGAGCAGGCCAAGGCGGGGGGCGCGAAGATCATCAGCATCAACCCGCTGCCGGAGGCGGGCCTCGGGCGCTTCAAGAACCCGCAGACCCCCAAGGGCCTCACCTCCGGCGCCGCGCTCACCGACCTCTTCCTCCAGATCCGCATCGGCGGCGACCAGGCCCTGTTCCGCCTCCTCAACAAGCTGATCCTGGAGACGGACGGCGCACTCGACGAGGCGTTCATCGGCGAACACACCCACGGCTTCGAGGAGTTCGCCGAGACGGCGCGCGCCGCCGACTGGGACGAGACGCTCACCGCGACCGGCCTCACGCGCGCGGACATCGAGGAGACCCTGCGGATGGTGCTCGCCTCCGAGCGCACCATCGTCTGCTGGGCCATGGGTCTCACCCAGCACAAGCACTCCGTGCCGACGATCCGCGAGGTCGTCAACTTCCTCCTGCTGCGCGGCAACATCGGCCGTCCGGGCGCGGGCGTGTGCCCGGTGCGCGGCCACTCGAACGTGCAGGGCGACCGCACCATGGGCATCTTCGAACGGCCCGCGCCGGCCTTCCTGGACGCCCTGGAGAAGGAGTTCGGCTTCGCACCCCCGCGCGAACACGGCTTCGACGTCGTCCGCGCCATCCGCGCGCTGCGCGACGGTGAGGCGAAGCTGTTCTTCGCGATGGGCGGCAACTTCGTCTCCGCCTCCCCGGACACCGACGTCACCGAGGCGGCCATGCGGCGCGCCCGGCTGACGGTGCACGTGTCGACGAAGCTCAACCGCTCGCACGTCGTGACGGGCGCGCGGGCCCTGATCCTGCCCACACTGGGCCGCACGGAGCGCGACCTCCAGGGCGGCGGCGAGCAGTTCGTGACCGTCGAGGACTCCATGGGCATGGTGCACGCCTCGCGCGGCCGCCTCGCCCCCGCGAGCGGGCACCTGCTGTCCGAGCCGGCCATCGTCTGCCGCCTCGCGCGCCGTGTGCTCGGCGAGAGCAGCAAGGTGCCGTGGGAGGAGTTCGAGCAGGACTACGCGACGATCCGTGACCGCATAGCGCGCGTGATCCCCGGCTTCGAGAACTTCAACACGCGCGTGGCCCGCCCCGAAGGGTTCACCCTCCCGCACGCCCCGCGCGACGAGCGCCGCTTCCCCACCGCGACCGGCAAGGCCAACTTCACCGCCGCCCCCGTCGAGTACCCGCGGCTGCCCGAGGGCCGTCTGCTGTTGCAGACGCTGCGCTCGCACGACCAGTACAACACCACCATCTACGGCCTCGACGACCGCTACCGGGGCATCAAAAACGGCCGCCGCGTCGTCCTCGTCAACGCCGAGGACGCACGCGCGCTGAAGGTCGCCGAGGGGTCCTACGTGGATCTGGTGAGCGAGTGGCGCGACGGCGTGGAACGGCGGGCGCCCGGCTTCCGGGTCGTGTTCTACCCGACCACGCGGGGCTGCGCCGCCGCGTACTACCCGGAGACCAACGTCCTGGTCCCGCTGGACGCGACCGCCGACACCAGCAACACCCCGGCCAGCAAGTCCGTCGTCGTCCGTCTGGAACAATCGGCTACCGACTGA
- a CDS encoding DUF4184 family protein — MPFTLSHAAAVLPAVRADGTGRGRLVPAVLVAGSFAPDMTYYAASVLDSAMEFGDVTHSLAGVFTVDVLIAWGLVGFWLLVREPLVALLPRSRQGRTAALTRCGTPRARARPATALWWYVSAVLGALTHVVWDAFTHLDRWGMRLFPVLGETVAGSPLYWYLQYGGSAVAAVVITVFVTHALRRAPAVEPVGVALLSARDRWWAGAVIGGCALVAAVLRMMRWWEYWGTRGAKPWELVPTVCFGAGAGLVPGLLLYAVVVRLRRPAGPAAQDPRAGRPEPEEVSARRSRPGVR, encoded by the coding sequence TTGCCGTTCACCCTGAGTCACGCAGCGGCCGTGCTGCCCGCCGTGCGCGCCGACGGCACCGGCCGCGGCCGACTCGTCCCGGCGGTCCTCGTGGCGGGTTCCTTCGCTCCCGACATGACCTACTACGCGGCGAGTGTCCTGGACTCGGCCATGGAGTTCGGCGACGTCACGCACTCCCTCGCCGGCGTGTTCACCGTCGACGTGCTCATCGCCTGGGGGCTGGTGGGCTTCTGGCTGCTGGTGCGCGAACCGCTGGTGGCGCTGCTGCCCCGGTCCCGGCAGGGCCGGACGGCGGCGCTGACCCGCTGCGGAACGCCACGCGCGCGGGCACGGCCGGCCACGGCCCTGTGGTGGTACGTCTCCGCGGTGCTCGGCGCGCTCACCCACGTGGTGTGGGACGCGTTCACGCACCTCGACCGCTGGGGCATGCGGCTGTTCCCCGTCCTCGGTGAGACCGTCGCCGGCTCACCTCTGTACTGGTATCTCCAGTACGGCGGTTCGGCCGTGGCCGCGGTGGTGATCACCGTGTTCGTGACGCACGCGCTGCGCCGGGCGCCGGCCGTCGAGCCGGTGGGGGTCGCCCTGCTGTCGGCGCGGGACCGGTGGTGGGCGGGCGCCGTCATCGGCGGGTGTGCGCTGGTCGCGGCGGTCCTGCGGATGATGCGGTGGTGGGAGTACTGGGGAACGCGCGGGGCGAAGCCGTGGGAGCTCGTCCCGACCGTGTGCTTCGGGGCGGGCGCGGGGCTGGTGCCGGGGCTGCTGCTGTACGCGGTCGTCGTGCGACTGCGGCGTCCGGCCGGCCCGGCAGCACAAGACCCCCGCGCGGGGCGGCCGGAACCGGAGGAGGTCAGCGCGCGGCGGAGCCGTCCGGGCGTCCGCTGA
- the polA gene encoding DNA polymerase I, which translates to MAETASKKTDTPSGESRPRLMLMDGHSLAYRAFFALPAENFTTATGQPTNAIYGFASMLANTLRDEAPTHFAVAFDVSRKTWRSEEFTEYKANRSKTPDEFKGQVELIGELLDAMHVSRFAVDGFEADDVIATLATQAEAEGFEVLIVTGDRDSFQLVSEHTTVLYPTKGVSELTRFTPEKVFEKYGLTPAQYPDFAALRGDPSDNLPGIPGVGEKTAAKWINQFGSFAELVERVEEVKGKAGQNLRDHLEAVKLNRRLTEMVTTVELPKTVVDLERAPYDRTAVAMILDTLEIRNPSLRERLLAVDPAGAEAEATMVITAGVELDGTVLGTGELVGWLAEHGAETLGVATVDTWGLGAGSVAEVALAAAGGPAAWFDPAELDEADENAWAAWIAAEDRPKVLHNAKGAMRVFAEHGWSVAGVRMDTALAAYLVKPGRRSFDLDALSLEYLGRELAPAAAADGQLAFGAEDSAEAEALMVQARTIVDLGEAFRGRLEEVGAADLLGDMELPTSALLARMERHGIAADRAHLEAMEQMFAGAVQQAVKEAHEAAGHEFNLGSPKQLQEVLFGELGLPKTKKTKTGYTTDADALAWLAGQTDNELPVIMLRHREQAKLRVTVEGLIKTIAADGRIHTTFNQTVAATGRLSSTDPNLQNIPVRTDEGRAIRRGFVVGEGFESLMTADYSQIELRVMAHLSEDAGLIEAFTSGEDLHTTAASQVFAVEPGAVDAEMRRKIKAMSYGLAYGLSAFGLSQQLNIEAGEARGLMDAYFERFGGVQDYLRRAVDEARATGYTATLFGRRRYLPDLNSDNRQRREAAERMALNAPIQGTAADIVKIAMLKVDAALGAADLKSRMLLQVHDEIVLEIAPGERAAVEELVRREMAGAVHLRAPLDVSVGSGTDWESAAH; encoded by the coding sequence GTGGCAGAGACAGCATCGAAGAAGACCGACACCCCCTCCGGCGAGAGCCGCCCGCGCCTGATGCTCATGGACGGGCACTCGCTGGCCTACCGCGCGTTCTTCGCGCTGCCCGCGGAGAACTTCACCACCGCGACGGGCCAGCCGACGAACGCGATCTACGGTTTCGCGTCGATGCTGGCCAACACCCTGCGTGACGAGGCGCCGACGCACTTCGCGGTCGCCTTCGACGTGTCCCGCAAGACCTGGCGCTCCGAGGAGTTCACCGAGTACAAGGCGAACCGCTCCAAGACACCGGACGAGTTCAAGGGCCAGGTCGAGCTGATCGGCGAACTCCTCGACGCGATGCACGTGTCGCGGTTCGCGGTGGACGGCTTCGAGGCGGACGACGTGATCGCCACGCTCGCCACCCAGGCCGAGGCCGAGGGCTTCGAGGTCCTGATCGTCACCGGCGACCGCGACTCCTTCCAGCTGGTCAGTGAGCACACCACGGTGCTGTATCCGACGAAGGGCGTCTCGGAGCTGACCCGGTTCACCCCGGAGAAGGTCTTCGAGAAGTACGGGCTGACCCCGGCCCAGTACCCCGACTTCGCGGCGCTGCGCGGCGACCCGTCCGACAACCTGCCGGGCATCCCCGGTGTCGGTGAGAAGACGGCCGCGAAGTGGATCAACCAGTTCGGTTCGTTCGCGGAGCTCGTCGAGCGCGTCGAGGAGGTCAAGGGCAAGGCCGGGCAGAACCTGCGCGACCACCTGGAGGCCGTCAAGCTCAACCGCCGTCTCACCGAGATGGTCACCACCGTCGAACTGCCGAAGACGGTCGTCGACCTGGAGCGCGCCCCGTACGACCGCACGGCCGTCGCGATGATCCTGGACACCCTGGAGATCAGGAACCCGTCGCTGCGCGAGCGGCTGCTCGCCGTGGACCCGGCCGGCGCCGAGGCAGAGGCGACCATGGTGATCACCGCCGGGGTCGAGCTGGACGGCACGGTGCTGGGCACCGGCGAGCTGGTCGGCTGGCTCGCGGAGCACGGCGCCGAGACCCTGGGCGTGGCCACCGTCGACACCTGGGGGCTGGGTGCCGGCTCCGTCGCCGAGGTCGCGCTCGCCGCGGCCGGGGGACCCGCCGCCTGGTTCGACCCGGCGGAGCTGGACGAGGCCGACGAGAACGCCTGGGCGGCCTGGATCGCCGCCGAGGACCGGCCCAAGGTCCTGCACAACGCCAAGGGCGCCATGCGCGTCTTCGCCGAGCACGGCTGGTCCGTCGCCGGCGTCCGGATGGACACGGCGCTCGCCGCCTACCTGGTCAAGCCGGGCCGCCGCTCCTTCGACCTGGACGCGCTGTCCCTGGAGTACCTGGGCCGTGAGCTGGCGCCCGCCGCGGCCGCCGACGGCCAGCTCGCCTTCGGCGCGGAGGACAGTGCCGAGGCCGAGGCCCTCATGGTGCAGGCCCGCACGATCGTCGACCTGGGCGAGGCGTTCCGCGGCCGTCTGGAGGAGGTCGGCGCGGCCGACCTGCTGGGCGACATGGAGCTGCCCACCTCCGCCCTCCTGGCCCGTATGGAGCGGCACGGCATCGCCGCCGACCGCGCCCACCTGGAGGCCATGGAGCAGATGTTCGCCGGCGCCGTCCAGCAGGCCGTGAAGGAGGCGCACGAGGCGGCCGGGCACGAGTTCAACCTGGGCTCGCCCAAGCAGCTCCAGGAGGTCCTCTTCGGTGAACTGGGCCTGCCGAAGACGAAGAAGACCAAGACCGGCTACACGACCGACGCCGACGCCCTGGCCTGGCTCGCCGGTCAGACGGACAACGAGCTGCCGGTCATCATGCTCCGCCACCGCGAGCAGGCGAAGCTGCGGGTCACCGTCGAGGGTCTGATCAAGACGATCGCCGCGGACGGCCGTATCCACACCACGTTCAACCAGACGGTCGCCGCCACCGGCCGGCTGTCGTCCACGGACCCGAACCTCCAGAACATCCCCGTCCGTACCGACGAGGGCCGGGCGATCCGCCGGGGCTTCGTCGTCGGTGAGGGCTTCGAGTCGCTGATGACCGCCGACTACAGCCAGATCGAGCTGCGCGTGATGGCCCACCTGTCGGAGGACGCGGGCCTCATCGAGGCGTTCACCTCCGGTGAGGACCTGCACACCACGGCCGCCTCCCAGGTGTTCGCCGTCGAGCCCGGCGCGGTGGACGCGGAGATGCGGCGCAAGATCAAGGCGATGTCCTACGGCCTGGCGTACGGTTTGTCGGCGTTCGGCCTGTCCCAGCAGCTGAACATCGAAGCGGGTGAGGCCCGCGGCCTGATGGACGCCTACTTCGAGCGCTTCGGCGGCGTACAGGACTACCTGCGCCGCGCGGTCGACGAGGCGCGGGCGACCGGCTACACGGCGACGCTCTTCGGCCGCCGCCGCTACCTGCCCGACCTGAACAGCGACAACCGGCAGCGCCGTGAGGCGGCCGAGCGCATGGCCCTCAACGCGCCGATCCAGGGCACGGCGGCGGACATCGTCAAGATCGCCATGCTGAAGGTGGACGCGGCACTGGGCGCGGCGGACCTCAAGTCCCGCATGCTGCTCCAGGTCCACGACGAAATCGTCCTGGAGATCGCCCCGGGCGAGCGCGCGGCGGTCGAGGAACTGGTCCGTCGCGAGATGGCCGGCGCCGTCCACCTGAGGGCCCCGCTGGACGTGTCGGTCGGCTCGGGCACGGACTGGGAGTCGGCAGCGCACTAG
- a CDS encoding SPW_0924 family protein, with the protein MRALIAAATGLAVALALILTLTAVGTPAGKTSPKPLLTTVPAHP; encoded by the coding sequence ATGCGCGCCCTGATCGCCGCCGCGACCGGTCTCGCCGTCGCGCTCGCCCTGATCCTCACCCTCACCGCGGTGGGCACACCGGCCGGCAAGACCTCCCCGAAGCCACTGCTGACGACCGTCCCCGCACACCCCTGA
- a CDS encoding lytic transglycosylase domain-containing protein, with protein sequence MSAHFGTRLRKGAVNTTVAALAVAALAASQAPDVTADGHGRQTAADTPSSADTGTESGATGNSPYYTDLPPLKSPNPAPSQSSSGAPAATGATEGGIPATVLDAYKKAEAELAQSKPGCNLPWQLLAAIGKVESGQARGGNVYADGTTISPILGPVLNGVGFANISDTDNGAYDGDSTYDRAVGPMQFIPSTWAWAGRDGNADGKKDPNNIYDAALAAGHYLCRYDWDMSGTSGMRSAILSYNNSTDYLNTVLSWLEYYRKGSHEIPDGTGTVPANRSDDDTGYTPPSPSTPVTPGAPSTPGTPPKPTTPTTPPKPTPPATPTKPTTPPTPTETVDHLEDAGTADLGAMAGNTFTDRISARAETAAGKAVAKVRIRFTVVGDTDTTFTGGESVATVVTDSKGVALAPALRAGEKTGAFTVRATVLGRTLSALDYTATVTARAADTLARTGSATLTCTAGGEFADRVEVKATYKGAVADKVAATATLIRSADDTTVNDKGPYFKDAAGNPVRTLDLQTDADGLLALPALYADDTAGAYLLRITTTGGATLTLELTVTAAEASTPSPTPGESESTTPAP encoded by the coding sequence ATGTCGGCGCATTTCGGCACGAGGCTGCGCAAGGGAGCGGTCAACACGACCGTGGCCGCACTGGCCGTAGCGGCTCTGGCCGCGTCCCAGGCACCGGACGTCACGGCCGACGGCCACGGCAGACAGACCGCCGCCGACACCCCGTCGTCCGCCGACACCGGCACCGAGAGCGGCGCCACCGGCAACTCGCCGTACTACACGGACCTCCCCCCGCTGAAGAGCCCGAACCCCGCGCCGAGCCAGAGCTCCTCCGGCGCCCCGGCCGCCACCGGCGCCACGGAGGGCGGCATCCCGGCGACCGTCCTGGACGCCTACAAGAAGGCCGAGGCGGAGCTCGCGCAGTCCAAGCCGGGCTGCAACCTGCCCTGGCAGCTCCTCGCCGCGATCGGCAAGGTCGAGTCGGGACAGGCGCGCGGCGGCAACGTGTACGCCGACGGAACGACCATCTCGCCGATCCTCGGCCCGGTCCTCAACGGCGTCGGCTTCGCGAACATCAGCGACACCGACAACGGCGCCTACGACGGTGACAGCACCTACGACCGCGCCGTGGGTCCCATGCAGTTCATCCCGTCCACGTGGGCCTGGGCGGGCCGTGACGGCAACGCCGACGGCAAGAAGGACCCCAACAACATCTACGACGCCGCGCTCGCGGCCGGCCACTACCTGTGCCGTTACGACTGGGACATGTCGGGCACGTCCGGGATGCGCAGCGCGATCCTCAGCTACAACAACTCGACGGACTACCTCAACACGGTCCTGTCGTGGCTCGAGTACTACCGCAAGGGCTCCCACGAGATCCCCGACGGCACCGGCACCGTGCCGGCCAACCGCAGCGACGACGACACCGGCTACACGCCCCCCTCGCCGTCCACCCCCGTGACGCCCGGCGCACCGAGCACACCCGGCACGCCGCCGAAGCCCACCACGCCGACCACGCCGCCGAAGCCCACCCCGCCGGCGACGCCCACGAAACCCACCACGCCGCCGACACCCACCGAGACGGTCGACCACCTCGAGGACGCGGGCACGGCGGACCTCGGCGCCATGGCGGGCAACACGTTCACCGACCGCATCAGCGCCCGCGCGGAGACGGCGGCCGGCAAGGCCGTCGCCAAGGTCAGGATCCGCTTCACCGTCGTCGGCGACACCGACACCACGTTCACGGGCGGCGAGAGCGTCGCCACGGTCGTCACCGACAGCAAGGGCGTCGCTCTCGCCCCGGCCCTCCGGGCGGGCGAGAAGACCGGCGCCTTCACCGTCCGCGCCACGGTCCTCGGCCGTACGCTCTCCGCCCTCGACTACACGGCCACCGTCACCGCCCGCGCCGCGGACACCCTCGCCCGCACCGGCAGCGCCACCCTGACCTGCACCGCGGGCGGCGAGTTCGCCGACCGGGTCGAGGTGAAGGCCACCTACAAGGGCGCCGTGGCGGACAAGGTCGCGGCCACCGCCACCCTGATCAGGTCGGCCGACGACACGACCGTGAACGACAAGGGCCCCTACTTCAAGGACGCCGCCGGCAACCCCGTCCGCACCCTGGACCTCCAGACGGACGCCGACGGCCTGCTGGCCCTGCCCGCGCTCTACGCGGACGACACCGCCGGCGCCTACCTGCTCCGCATCACCACCACGGGCGGCGCGACCCTGACCCTCGAACTCACCGTCACGGCCGCCGAGGCCTCGACGCCGAGCCCGACGCCCGGCGAGTCGGAGTCGACGACCCCGGCCCCGTGA